The window TGGGGGTGATATCCTTTGCCTGATGGAAGAAAAATCAGAAACATAAACAGAAAACCTCAGCAACAAACACATCCCATTAGCAACAGCGTTCCACATGTCAGTCTGATAAAGTAATAGAACGTAGATAATTACTAATATTTCTGAACTCAGTTATTTATTTAGGTAGACATCCTAGCATCAGATCTAAAATTAATAACCTTATAATGTAGTTGAGACTGTCTCCACCCGTTTGTCGCAATGCTATTAGATTAAATTTTACAGAACTGAACATATTGGCGACCTTTTACCAGAGCTGAGTGTAATTTCACTGACTGTGCTAGTCACACAGACCTAATTATCAAGTTCTAATAGCCATAATACAAAATAAATTGTAAGATAAAGGAAAACCATTGTATGATGAAAGATAACACGTGCATTATAGAAATATGTGATGAATATCAATGCAAGTCAGAACAATATACGTAAGTTATTCGTACAGTTCTCTGAAACTAATAGGACTTTAAAGTCACAAAAAATAGCGATCCTACATATTTAAATGGTGTATATGAAAAGTCAtgaagaaatcacagaaaatatggcagaagcttgtggcacaacagtTCTCCTGCAATTTCCCCATGAAATAATTGGAATTCAAAAATACTCAAATTCGTTTCAAACACCATCTTGTACATACCTTGGCTTTATATTATGAACATAAAATTATGAAgctaaaaccgtaaatttacaggcTATATGAGACGTGCTATTTGTACTGTCATAGCATCATTCAAGTTCACCTGAGGTGAGGTCTTAAATGCCATCCTGTTGTGCTACAGATGATCCTTCTGTGCGCCGTGGCCGCCGCCCACGCCGGCTACCTGGGAggctacgccgcccccgccgttgCCGTGGCCGCCCCCGCCGTGGCTGTGGCCCACGCCCCCGTGGCCGTGGCGCCCGCCGCCTCCTCCATCGCCAACACGTACAGGATCTCGCAGACGGCCCGCGTCCtggccgcccccgccgtcgccgccgcccctgtggcctacgccgcccccgtggcctacgccgcccccgcggtCCACGCCCCTCTGGCCTACGCCGCCCCTGCTGTCGCAGCTCCTCTGCTCAAGGTCCACTGAGAACGACGCCACTAAGTGACGTGCCAAACCCAGTGACTCATCTTTATTTATTAAAGATTTCGTAAACCAGCTGCATTGCATTTCTGTCTACCTTTCCCTTCCTTCTACTGTTTTAAGTTTGAGACTCTGAAACTCCTTGTTCTGGTTCTGCTGGAGAGCGTCCTTCAAACGTACTGAGAAAGTGGAATTTCAAGTGTCTTTATAATCTGTGGTTGCGACTAATTTAATGCATTCGTACCTTGCACACAGCTGTATAGTAAATGAATTCTTAAAATTTTGAAGGATAAAATTTcaacgacctaggggaagatcagcttggatccagcaggaatgtaggaacacgtgaggcaatactgattctacaaCTTGTGTTAGAAGATACGTTTcctgttttgacaatgttgactgtaacacaATCTTTGACATTCTGAAGGCAGCACAGGTAAGacatagggaacgaaaggctatttacaacttgtacagaaacctgacAGCTGCTATAAGAGTCtattggcatgaaagggaagcagtggttgacaagggacTGAGACACGTTTGTAGCTTATCCCCATTAttattaaattgttcaaatggctctgagagctatgggacttaacttctgaggtcatcagtcccctagaacttatagctacttaaagctagctaacataaggacagcacacacatccatgtcaaggcaggatatgaacctgcgaccgtagcggtcgcgcggttccagtttgtagggcctagaaccgctcggccacgacggccggcattTAATTTGTACATCGACCAAGCAGTAaagaagaccaaagaaaaatctggagcaggaattaaagtctaggtgaaagaaataaaaactttgaggtttgccagcgacattgtaattttgtcagagacagcaaaggacctggaaaagcagctgaacggaatgacagatcttgaaaggaggatataagatgaacgtcaacaaaagtaaaacgaggataatggaatgaagtcaaattaaatcaggtgatgctgtgggaattagattaggaaatgagatacttaatatagtaaatgagttttgttatttggggagcaaaataacatgatggtcgaagtagagaggatatgaaatgtagactggcaatagcaaggaaagcgtttctgaagaagagaaatttgttaccatcgaatatagatttaagtgtcaggaagtcttctctgaatgtatttgtatagagtatagccacgtatagaagtgaaacatagacgttaAACAGTTTAGAAAGGAAGATAACAGAAGCTTTCCAAACGTAGGACGACAGATGAATGCCGAAGATTAgctgggtggatcacgtaactaatgaggaggaactggagAAAACTGATGGGAAGAGAAATCTGTAGCGCAgtgtcactagaagaagggatcggttggtaggacacattctgagatatcatagAATCAGAAATTTAGTACTAGAGGTAATTATGGGAGGTAGGAGGTGgcaaagtcgtagagggagaccaatacactaagaagattcagaaggatgtaggttgcaatagttattcggagacgaagaggcttgcccaggatagagtagcgtggagaacttCGGACCGAAAACGACCAAAACAACAACTAATTTTCTGCGTATGCCAGGATGAAGTTGTGTGAAATGACATATTGATATTGTCAACGTCTTAACACTTCTTCGTTTGGGAGAAAGCAATGCATATTATGAATTTAAAATGCAACATTTTTATCAGAACTGTGATCCCCATAACAATATGCATTGATATTTCCAGGTCTGGATTATGGATTATGGATTATTCACATGTAAAATGGAAGACTTTCTTATTCAACAACTTTGTTATACCCGCGTTCTTGGTTAGCACATTACGATTTAGCAGATTTTTTTTCAAACCTTGGAAGCTATATTGCTGACATTACCAACCCTCCTTCTCAAACTTTACATCAAAACCTTCTGTATCGATTTCATACATCCCTGCATCCTGTATCAACAGCGGTTCCTCTTTCCTGGCATCCTTTACTGTAAAACTCGACGCAGGGAACCTTCATTCCATGATCCATTACTGTGTCTAAATGTACTAACACTTTAAATTGTACCTTATGTGAAGATGCGTATAGAGCTATGCGTTTCATAAACTAAAGTCTGGGCTCGGTGTTCCGCTGGTTGTTCTTGAAGAGGCGTACTTGCCTCGTATCTTCTAAGGCTTCTCGTCGTCCCCACTGTATTTCCTCTATTCTTAGGTCGCCGCTACAAACATTGCTGTTTCACagtgaaattaaatgctgatgctgTAATTGGTACTGCGGTCACGACAATGGCGTTCCAAGTCCTTACCTCATGAAAAAGGAATGCAACCTTATGCATTCGACCAAGTGAAATAAGGCAACTCTTGTGTCTAGTGAAATCCGGCACGCTAGCTCAGTGTTCTTCTATGATAGGGCTTTGATTTCCTGTACTACCATGGATTTTTCCTTGGTCGGAGGTGCACTCAgacttgtgatgccaactgagaagtATCGTCTTCAAAGTGTACAAAAGCCATGGTCGGGGCAGGCGTGCTAAGCCTTGTCGGAGGATATAAAGCAATCAATAATTAGTAACAGACATTCGCAATTCGTAAATTAATGTACTGTTCCCCAGGCCTGATCGTATTACCTCCATCACCGCAAACATTGAACATGAATTCACTGTCTTTAAATCCGAATATTTTAATCA is drawn from Schistocerca gregaria isolate iqSchGreg1 chromosome 3, iqSchGreg1.2, whole genome shotgun sequence and contains these coding sequences:
- the LOC126356356 gene encoding cuticle protein 38-like, which translates into the protein MYKLMILLCAVAAAHAGYLGGYAAPAVAVAAPAVAVAHAPVAVAPAASSIANTYRISQTARVLAAPAVAAAPVAYAAPVAYAAPAVHAPLAYAAPAVAAPLLKVH